In Panacibacter microcysteis, the genomic stretch CTATGGGAATGCAACAGGAGGGGAGATATATGATCTTTCTTCTAAAATTGTAGCGAGTGTAAAAGAAAGATTTGGTGTTGGGCTGGAAAGAGAAGTTAATATTATTGCATAATGATCCGTAAAATACTACTGTTATAAAAAAACAACCAGGCCGGATACTCGACCTGGTTGTGCTGAATGATTTGTTGCAGTACAAGTGTGCGACGCAACCAAAGCTTCATGCTTAAGTTACTGCCGGGCCCATCATATATACCTACTTATAATCGTCTTCATTAAAGATATCTGTATCGTCTTCTCCCTCGTCTGTACTAAACTGGCCAAGGTTCATCATACTGCCAATGAGGTCTTTAAACTGAATTTTTCCTTCAATCGTTTTTTTACTGATCAGCGAGTAAGCAGCAAGGCCGTGCAGCACAAATTCCATTAGTAACGCGCTTTCTTTTTCGTTTGCATGCGGGTACAGCTTTTTTACAATGCCGTACAGGCCTTCTACTTTATACAATGCCTGTATTTTTTCAGCATCTTTCATGTCCACAAGCATATCAAGGTGATTACCCTTATCAAACCATTTGGTTATTTCTTTATAAGGGTCGTCTTCTTTTTGTGCCTGTGATGCTTTGCCGGTTGACTTCCTTTTTTTAAGCGATTCCGGATTGGGGAAATAGGTGATAAACTGCGAGCGGATAGATTTATCAAGCAGGTTGAGCGCTACCTGGTATGGCCCTTCCTGCTCGCCTTCGTACACCAGTTCAATCTTGCCTGTAATAGATGGTATGATGCCGGCAAGATCGCTTATCCATACCTGTGTATCCTTTTCGCCGTGTATGATAGCCCTGCGTTCGGCACTGCTTACGGCATTCTCAAATGCAGCGATGGTAAGCCTTGCGCTTACACCGCTCTTTTTATCTACGTACTCATTGTTACGTGCTTCAAAAGCCACCTGTTCTATCAGGCGTTTTACGAGGTCGCTAACGCTTACGTGTTGTTGTTCTTCAAGTATATCTGCTTCCTGCTCTGTAATAGACAAAGATGTTTCAATGTCTTTGGGGTAGTGTGTTAATATCTGGCTTTGTATACGGTCTTTAAGAGGCGTTACTATACTGCCGCGGTTGGTATAATCTTCGGGGTTGGCAGTAAAGACAAACATAATATCAAGCGGCATACGCAGTTTAAAACCGCGGATCTGTATGTCACCTTCTTCGAGAATGTTGAATAGAGCCACCTGTATACGCGCCTGCAGATCGGGTATTTCGTTGATCACAAAAATGCTGCGGTTACTGCGTGGAATGATACCATAGTGTATTACACGTTCATCAGCAAAACTCAGTCTCAGGTTGGCTGCTTTTATTGGGTCAATATCGCCGATAAGATCTGCCACACTAACATCGGGTGTTGCCAGTTTTTCACCGTACCGTTCACTGCGGTGCAGCCAGTAAATGGGTGTATCATCACCATGTTCTGCAATCTGGTCCTTTGCATATTTGCTAAGCGGGTTTAACGGGTCATCGTTTATTTCGCTGCCATGCACTACCGGTATATATTCATCCAGCAGTTCTGTCATCTGCCGCGCCATTCTTGTTTTTGCCTGTCCGCGTAAACCGAGAAACAGGATGTTATGCCTGCTCAGGATCGCCCTTTCTGTATCTGGTATTACGGTGTCTTCATAACCAATGATGCCGTTAAACGTGTTTTCTTTATTGCGTATTTTCTCCACCAGGTTTTTGCGCAATTCATCCTTAACCGATAAAGGTTTGTAGCCACTCTTCTTTAATTCGCCTAAAGTTTTTATATCGTGTATTTTCATAATAAAATTTGTTGGTCAGCATTTCGTTCAATGGTCATCGCCTGTTGTGTCACTCACTTGTACGGCAGATCAATATGCATCATCGATGCTGCGTGGCATGCGGCGCAGTAAAATACAGGAACGAATTGCAGACGTTTATGTTAAACATTGAAAGCCAGCAAAGGTAAAAGCTGTTTAAGAAACAATTGTACGTTGAAAATGTTTTTACGAAGGTAGGAGGTAAAGTGCAAAGACGTACCACCGGGGTTTTCGAAAAGCATAAATAAAGAAAGCATCAAATTTTACATGCGTACCTGCCTAAACATGTACACCTGCTCAATCCGATGCTTTCGGGGCTCATATGAATGCTTCGTGTAAGAAACCAATGTAGCCCGCAGAGTCCCAGTGTTCTTTCTTTTTACAGATTAATTACTGCGCTCTAATGTGATATAAAACTACAACCTGGTATAGCCTGTTCCAAATTTCTGCACGTACTCTTTTGCACGCATTCTGCACTTTTCAATGCACATTTTGTTGCGGAAAAAATTTCAGGAAACGCTGTATTTTCTTGGCATGGTAGTTGTTTTTTTATCGCAATATGGTGGTTCATTAGCCGCCGTTTAAAAACGCTCAGTCATGAAAAACACAAGAATTGGTGTGCTGGCATTAGCAGCACTTTTTGTAGGATTGGTTTCCTTTGAAAATTTTGATGGTGGTTCAATAAAAGGAAAAGTTGTTCCTCCCGACGGTGCTTCACAGGTTTGGGCACTTTCTTCAACTGACACATTAAAAGCAATCATCAACCAGGGCATGTTCGAAATACAGAATGCCAAAGCTGGCACCTATAAAATTTACATCGATGCTGTAGAACCTTATAAAGATGTGATTAAAGAAGGTGTGCAGGTTACAGAAGGTGGTGCAGCAGATCTTGGAGACATTACGCTACAGAAATAAACGCACTAAGTACTAAGGACGGATTGTTAAACTACAACAGGCAGTGATATTCATCAACTGCCTGTTTTTTTGCGTATAAGTATTTTATCTATGCTACTGTAACAAGGTAAAAGTTCTTTTTACCTTTTTGTACCAGCAGGTACCTGCCGTGCAACAACATCGATAAAGTCATTTTTTGTTGTATATCCTCCACCTTTTTCCTGTTAATGCTTACCCCGCCGTTTTGCACTGTTTTCCTCGCTTCACCTTTGCTGGGGAATATGTTTGTCGCTGCCAGGAAGGAGATGATGTCTGTAGTCTCCAAAGCATTTTTATCGAAGCTGCATTTTACAATGCCTTCCATTTCTTCCAGGTCCTGTTCGCTCAGGCTGTCAGCGTCGGCGCTTTTATTGGCAAATATTTTTTGCGTTGTTTCCATGGCAGAAAGGTAGCCGTCTTCGCCATGCACGAAAGTGGTAATTTCTTTGGCAAGTGTTTTTTGCAACAATCTTGCAGCCGGGTCGCTGTCATTTGCTTCAATAAGGGTGTTGATCTCATCTTCCTTTAAAAAGGTAAAGATCTTGATCCATTTTTTTGCATCATCGTCAGATGCATTGAACCAAAACTGGTAGAACTGGTAAGGGGTTGTTTTTTCGGGGTCCAGCCATACATTGCCTTTCT encodes the following:
- a CDS encoding carboxypeptidase regulatory-like domain-containing protein, whose translation is MKNTRIGVLALAALFVGLVSFENFDGGSIKGKVVPPDGASQVWALSSTDTLKAIINQGMFEIQNAKAGTYKIYIDAVEPYKDVIKEGVQVTEGGAADLGDITLQK
- a CDS encoding magnesium chelatase, producing the protein MKIHDIKTLGELKKSGYKPLSVKDELRKNLVEKIRNKENTFNGIIGYEDTVIPDTERAILSRHNILFLGLRGQAKTRMARQMTELLDEYIPVVHGSEINDDPLNPLSKYAKDQIAEHGDDTPIYWLHRSERYGEKLATPDVSVADLIGDIDPIKAANLRLSFADERVIHYGIIPRSNRSIFVINEIPDLQARIQVALFNILEEGDIQIRGFKLRMPLDIMFVFTANPEDYTNRGSIVTPLKDRIQSQILTHYPKDIETSLSITEQEADILEEQQHVSVSDLVKRLIEQVAFEARNNEYVDKKSGVSARLTIAAFENAVSSAERRAIIHGEKDTQVWISDLAGIIPSITGKIELVYEGEQEGPYQVALNLLDKSIRSQFITYFPNPESLKKRKSTGKASQAQKEDDPYKEITKWFDKGNHLDMLVDMKDAEKIQALYKVEGLYGIVKKLYPHANEKESALLMEFVLHGLAAYSLISKKTIEGKIQFKDLIGSMMNLGQFSTDEGEDDTDIFNEDDYK